A window from Salvia miltiorrhiza cultivar Shanhuang (shh) chromosome 2, IMPLAD_Smil_shh, whole genome shotgun sequence encodes these proteins:
- the LOC131012057 gene encoding uncharacterized protein LOC131012057, producing the protein MNNPWEGYLSGTYIPDTEEDFSNWGSPPKVYFPFSATFSEEEGESDMVEEIEAVCSPVKTLALPKSRWSLFRRPAPLKYYQMLSSLTVETLISYPDDVSLVCEENWDDVVRYCGPEAPVRKPAYSPAMLVFLNGLLPFPEYWQSIVASPSDGKRRT; encoded by the coding sequence ATGAACAACCCATGGGAGGGTTACCTGAGCGGCACGTACATTCCAGATACGGAGGAGGATTTCTCAAACTGGGGTTCACCTCCAAAGGTGTATTTCCCTTTCTCGGCGACGTTTTCGGAGGAAGAAGGAGAGTCTGACATGGTGGAGGAGATTGAAGCCGTGTGTTCGCCGGTCAAAACCCTAGCTTTGCCGAAATCCAGGTGGTCTTTGTTTAGGCGTCCTGCCCCCTTGAAATATTATCAAATGCTGAGCTCTCTTACTGTGGAGACTTTAATTTCATATCCTGATGATGTTTCCCTCGTTTGTGAGGAAAATTGGGACGACGTTGTTCGTTATTGTGGTCCAGAGGCCCCTGTGAGGAAGCCTGCGTACTCTCCTGCAATGTTGGTCTTCTTGAATGGCCTGCTCCCTTTTCCAGAATATTGG